The segment CCCGCAGCGCTGAGCCTGAGCTCGCGCTGATACCACTGATCGACGGAGCGCCACGGTGCGCCCTTCGCCTTCCAGTCCTCCAGCCCGATCGGGTTAACCAGCACCAGCTTCTGCGTCTGATCCGGATACATCAGGGCATAGCGGGTAGCCAGCATTCCGCCCGTGGAGTGACCGATGATCACCGCCTGTTTCACCCCCAGCCGGGCAAGCAGCTGATGGGTATTGTCGGCCAGCTGCTGGAAACTGTACTGGTAGCGATCGGGCTTGGTGGAACTGCAGAATCCAATCTGGTCGGGCGCGATTACACGATACCCCTGCTGACTCAGCACCCGAATCGTCTCTTCCCAGGTCGCGCCGCAGAAGTTTTTGCCATGCATCAGCACCACCGTTTTGCCGTTGGCCTGTTGCGCCGGTCTGACATCCATATAGCCCATGCTCAGCGACTGCTGCTGGGAGTGAAACTCAAAATGGTGCAGCGGCCAGGGATAGGTAAAGCCTTCCAGCTGTTCGCCATACACCGGCGTGGCACTGGCAGAGGCCGGTGCAGATAAAGCCAGCAAGGTGAGCAAAGCGGCAAGCGGTTTTTTCAACGCGTATGTCGGGCTCATCCGGGGTTCTCCTGATGAAAGATGAACCCTAAGCCTGGCATGTCACCGTCAGAAATCTATTGATGCGACGTGCGATAGCGATAATGAGAAAACGTGTTTTCTGATAATGTAGCGCGGCGAATTATTTTTATTTCATTACTTCATAATTATCAACACATCAATTACAACTCATCCTTTTTATTAAAAAAGGATGGTCAAATGAACATCTCTCGAAATAAATATTAAAATACTGAAAAATCTTTTACGCAAGGAATAAGCACATTAAGATAAATAATTCATCATTGCCGGACCTGAAACAGGGAGGCTCTATGACCGACAATAAACATAACGAAAGCGTAATTATTTCTATAACCGAGTGGATTAATCACAATCTCGATCAGCGTTTAAGCGTGGACGATATTGCAGAAAAAGCGGGTTACTCAAAATGGTATTTACAGAAGCTCTTTGCCCGTTATCACAATGAAACGCTGGCGCGCTATATCCGCAAGAAAAAGCTTAACGCCAGCGTGAATGATTTAAAGAACAGCCACGCCCCGATCATCGCGCTGGCGCTGAAATACCATTTCGAAAGTCAGCAATCTTTTACCCGTTCATTCAGGCAGATCATGGGCTGCACGCCCAGCGCCTGCCGGAAGCGTCAGCTGAGCGACGCGGCAAAGCAACAGCCGGGCTATACGGATAACCCCTGTGCGCAGTGCAGTTACGGGCAACACGACAGCGGACCGGACGGCAGCGTTACGCTGCGGCCGGTGATGACCGCCACGCACGGCCATGCACAGGCCGCGACCTGTCGCAACGCAGGATAATCAGGACTCATCAGGCTGATAATATTGCACACCAATCTGAATACGCTCACGTCCCTGGGCGACGCGATGACGATTGGTGTCGCGCAGGGAATAGACACAGCCGCAATACTCCTGCTGATAGAAACTTTCGCGCTTGCTGATTTCAATCATGCGCGCCGAACCGCCGCCTTTACGCCAGTTAAACTCCCAGTAAAGCAGGTCCGGATAGGCCGCCGCGGCGCGTACACCGCAGCTGTTAATCTGTTTCATATCTTTCCAGCGCGAAATCCCCAGGCAACTGGTCATGACCGGGAAGCCGTTCTCATGCGCATAGAGTGCCGTACGCTCGAAGCGCATATCAAAGCACATGGTGCAGCGCTCGCCCCGTTCCGGCGACCACTCCAGTCCGCGCGCGCGCTCAAACCAGTTATCCCGATCGTAGTCAGCATCCACAAAGGGCACGCCAAACTTTTCGGCAAAGCGGATGTTCTCCTCTTTACGCAGTTCATACTCTTTAAGTGGATGAATATTCGGGTTGTAGAAATAGATCGTGTAATCAATGCCGGAGGCCAGCATCGCTTCCATGACTTCGCCCGAACAGGGCGCGCAGCAGGAGTGCAGCAGGACTTTGTTATGACCGCCTGGCAGAGGCAGTGGCTGACGCTGGAAAGGTTCAGACATAAGCACCTTCAATCAATGGCAGAAAAGCGGCAGTGTAATGCCGCAGGCGGAGAGTTGCAAAAGCCACCCTTTCCTGCCCGGTTTTGCGTAATCGTGCCCCACTTCCCTTTTCCCGCCATTGGGCCATCCCGCTGATCTCTGGCGTTTTCTTTTCGCCATCCCTTCTGCCAGGCAGGGTGATGCGTAAA is part of the Pantoea sp. Ep11b genome and harbors:
- a CDS encoding alpha/beta fold hydrolase, producing the protein MSPTYALKKPLAALLTLLALSAPASASATPVYGEQLEGFTYPWPLHHFEFHSQQQSLSMGYMDVRPAQQANGKTVVLMHGKNFCGATWEETIRVLSQQGYRVIAPDQIGFCSSTKPDRYQYSFQQLADNTHQLLARLGVKQAVIIGHSTGGMLATRYALMYPDQTQKLVLVNPIGLEDWKAKGAPWRSVDQWYQRELRLSAAGIRKYEQQTYYAGRWKPEYDRWVDMLAGLNGGPGHQKVAWNSALLYDMIFTQPVFYELGDLKVPTTLMIGTADTTAIGSDIASPAVRAQLGKYAVLGKAAAQRIPGARLIEFPGMGHAPQMEAPATFNQTLLDDLARP
- a CDS encoding helix-turn-helix domain-containing protein; translated protein: MTDNKHNESVIISITEWINHNLDQRLSVDDIAEKAGYSKWYLQKLFARYHNETLARYIRKKKLNASVNDLKNSHAPIIALALKYHFESQQSFTRSFRQIMGCTPSACRKRQLSDAAKQQPGYTDNPCAQCSYGQHDSGPDGSVTLRPVMTATHGHAQAATCRNAG
- a CDS encoding epoxyqueuosine reductase QueH → MSEPFQRQPLPLPGGHNKVLLHSCCAPCSGEVMEAMLASGIDYTIYFYNPNIHPLKEYELRKEENIRFAEKFGVPFVDADYDRDNWFERARGLEWSPERGERCTMCFDMRFERTALYAHENGFPVMTSCLGISRWKDMKQINSCGVRAAAAYPDLLYWEFNWRKGGGSARMIEISKRESFYQQEYCGCVYSLRDTNRHRVAQGRERIQIGVQYYQPDES